In Streptococcus parasuis, the following proteins share a genomic window:
- a CDS encoding YitT family protein, which translates to MMQRFKEFFLVTIGTFIMAVGFNSLFLANNIASGGISGLAISINKLFEINPATFVFIVNIPLLIACYVFLGRRTFLKTVYGSNIYPFFLKLTDSLPTLTKDPLLAALFGGIIVGIGIGLVFLGNSSTGGTGIITQLLNKLTPIPIGILMGIIDGIIVIIGFIAFDPDSVMYSILALMTITYIVNLMMSGADSSRNVMIISRYHEEIKEYITTVVDRGVTEFPVVGGFTGKEQRMLMTTVSRPEIQKLETNILAIDDTAFLIVMPATQVKGRGFSLQKDHKQYNEDILIPM; encoded by the coding sequence ATTATGCAACGATTTAAAGAGTTTTTTCTAGTTACCATTGGTACCTTTATCATGGCTGTTGGCTTTAACAGCCTCTTTTTAGCGAATAACATCGCTTCCGGGGGTATAAGTGGTCTGGCTATTAGTATTAACAAATTATTTGAAATAAATCCAGCCACTTTTGTATTTATCGTTAACATTCCCCTACTTATTGCATGTTACGTTTTTCTAGGTAGAAGAACCTTTTTGAAGACCGTATATGGTTCTAATATTTACCCATTTTTTCTTAAACTCACAGACTCACTTCCAACACTCACTAAAGATCCGCTATTAGCAGCACTATTTGGTGGTATAATTGTTGGAATAGGGATTGGTCTTGTTTTTCTTGGAAATTCTTCAACTGGCGGTACTGGAATTATTACTCAATTACTCAATAAATTAACCCCGATTCCTATTGGTATTTTAATGGGAATAATTGATGGAATAATCGTTATTATAGGTTTTATTGCTTTTGATCCTGATTCTGTGATGTACTCCATCCTCGCACTGATGACCATCACTTATATTGTCAACTTGATGATGTCCGGTGCTGATTCCTCTAGAAATGTAATGATTATATCGAGATATCATGAAGAAATAAAAGAATACATTACAACAGTTGTTGATCGAGGTGTTACTGAATTTCCTGTTGTTGGTGGGTTTACAGGTAAAGAACAACGAATGCTGATGACAACCGTTTCACGTCCAGAAATTCAAAAACTTGAAACAAATATTCTTGCAATAGACGATACAGCATTTCTAATTGTCATGCCAGCAACTCAAGTTAAAGGACGTGGATTCAGTCTTCAAAAAGACCACAAACAGTATAATGAAGATATTTTGATTCCAATGTAA
- the trpS gene encoding tryptophan--tRNA ligase translates to MSKPIILTGDRPTGKLHIGHYVGSLKNRVLLQDAGQHELFVFLADQQALTDHAKEPEKIVESVGNVALDYLAAGLDPAKTTIFIQSQIPELAELTMYYMNLVSVARLERNPTVKTEIAQKGFGEGIPAGFLVYPVSQAADITAFKANFVPVGNDQKPMIEQTRELVRSFNHAYQTDVLVEPEGIYPENEAAGRLPGLDGNAKMSKSLGNGIYLADDMATLKKKVMSMYTDPNHIRVEDPGKIEGNMVFHYLDVFGREEDKAEIEAMKEHYQRGGLGDVKTKRYLLDILERELGPIRERRLEFAQDMGQVYAMLEAGSQKARQVAATTLDQVKSAMGINYFK, encoded by the coding sequence ATGAGTAAACCGATTATCCTAACGGGAGACCGTCCGACAGGCAAATTACATATTGGACATTATGTAGGTTCGTTGAAAAATCGTGTTTTATTACAGGATGCAGGTCAACATGAACTTTTTGTCTTTTTAGCTGATCAACAGGCTTTGACAGACCATGCAAAGGAACCGGAAAAGATTGTTGAATCCGTTGGAAACGTAGCGCTAGATTATCTAGCGGCAGGACTTGATCCAGCTAAGACAACGATTTTCATTCAGAGTCAAATCCCTGAATTGGCAGAATTAACCATGTACTACATGAACTTGGTATCTGTTGCGCGTTTAGAGCGTAACCCAACAGTTAAAACAGAAATTGCTCAAAAAGGTTTTGGTGAAGGAATTCCTGCTGGCTTCTTGGTCTATCCTGTGTCTCAAGCAGCTGACATCACAGCCTTCAAGGCAAACTTTGTTCCAGTAGGAAATGACCAGAAACCTATGATTGAGCAGACTCGTGAACTTGTTCGTAGTTTTAATCATGCTTACCAAACAGATGTTTTGGTAGAGCCAGAAGGCATTTATCCTGAAAATGAGGCAGCAGGTCGTTTGCCAGGTTTGGACGGCAATGCCAAGATGTCTAAGTCACTTGGAAATGGTATCTATCTGGCAGATGACATGGCTACACTCAAAAAGAAAGTCATGTCCATGTACACTGATCCCAACCACATCCGTGTTGAAGACCCAGGTAAGATTGAAGGAAACATGGTTTTCCACTATCTTGACGTTTTTGGGCGCGAAGAAGATAAGGCTGAGATTGAGGCTATGAAGGAGCACTATCAACGTGGTGGTTTGGGTGATGTGAAGACCAAACGTTATTTACTGGACATTTTAGAGAGAGAATTAGGACCAATTCGTGAACGCCGTCTGGAGTTTGCACAGGATATGGGTCAGGTCTATGCAATGTTGGAAGCAGGGAGCCAAAAAGCTCGTCAAGTTGCTGCGACAACTCTTGATCAAGTGAAATCAGCTATGGGAATCAACTATTTTAAATAA
- a CDS encoding ABC-F family ATP-binding cassette domain-containing protein, whose translation MLTVSDVSLRFSDRKLFDDVNIKFTAGNTYGLIGANGAGKSTFLKILAGDIEPTTGHISLGPDERLSVLRQNHFDYEDERVIDVVIMGNDQLYSIMKEKDAIYMKEDFSDEDGVRAAELEGEFAELGGWEAESEASQLLQNLNISEDLHYQNMSELTNGEKVKVLLAKALFGKPDVLLLDEPTNGLDIQSINWLEDFLIDFENTVIVVSHDRHFLNKVCTHMADLDFGKIKIFVGNYDFWKQSSELAARLQADRNAKAEEKIKELQEFVARFSANASKSKQATSRKKMLDKIELEEIIPSSRKYPFINFKSEREIGNDLLTVENLKVVIDGETILDNINFILRPGDKTALIGQNDIQTTALIRALMGDIEYEGTVKWGVTTSQSYLPKDNTRDFDTNESILDWLRNFASKEEDDNTFLRGFLGRMLFSGDEVNKPVNVLSGGEKVRVMLSKLMLLKSNVLVLDDPTNHLDLESISSLNDGLKAFKESIIFASHDHEFIQTLANHIIVISKNGVIDRIDETYDEFLENAEVQAKVQELWKA comes from the coding sequence ATGCTTACAGTATCAGATGTGTCGCTACGTTTCAGCGATCGTAAATTATTCGATGATGTCAACATTAAGTTTACAGCAGGAAATACCTATGGATTGATTGGTGCTAATGGTGCCGGAAAATCTACATTTTTAAAAATCTTAGCAGGAGATATCGAACCAACAACTGGCCATATTTCCCTTGGTCCAGATGAACGACTTTCTGTCCTTCGTCAGAACCATTTCGACTACGAAGATGAACGTGTGATTGACGTCGTTATCATGGGAAATGACCAACTTTATAGCATCATGAAAGAGAAAGATGCCATTTACATGAAGGAAGATTTTTCTGATGAAGATGGTGTCCGAGCTGCCGAGTTAGAAGGAGAATTTGCTGAACTTGGTGGCTGGGAAGCTGAAAGTGAAGCTTCTCAATTGCTCCAAAACCTCAACATTTCAGAAGACCTCCACTACCAAAACATGAGCGAATTGACCAATGGAGAAAAGGTCAAAGTTCTCTTAGCCAAGGCGCTTTTTGGTAAACCTGATGTTCTTCTTTTAGACGAGCCAACCAACGGTTTAGACATCCAATCCATCAACTGGTTGGAAGACTTCCTCATTGATTTTGAAAATACCGTCATTGTCGTATCCCATGACCGTCACTTCTTAAATAAAGTATGTACACATATGGCTGATCTTGACTTCGGTAAAATCAAGATTTTTGTTGGTAACTACGACTTCTGGAAACAATCAAGTGAGTTGGCTGCCCGTTTACAAGCAGATCGAAATGCAAAGGCAGAAGAAAAAATCAAAGAATTACAAGAATTCGTTGCTCGTTTCTCTGCTAATGCTTCTAAGTCTAAGCAAGCTACTTCACGTAAAAAGATGCTGGATAAAATCGAGTTGGAGGAAATTATTCCTTCAAGCCGTAAGTATCCATTCATCAACTTCAAATCTGAACGTGAAATCGGTAATGACCTCTTGACAGTTGAGAACTTAAAAGTTGTCATCGATGGTGAAACGATTCTTGACAATATCAACTTTATCTTACGTCCAGGTGATAAGACTGCCCTTATTGGTCAAAACGATATCCAAACAACAGCATTGATTCGTGCACTTATGGGAGATATCGAATACGAAGGAACTGTCAAGTGGGGTGTCACTACTAGTCAATCCTATTTACCAAAAGACAATACACGAGACTTTGATACCAATGAATCAATCCTTGATTGGCTTCGTAATTTTGCTAGCAAGGAAGAAGATGACAATACCTTCTTACGTGGTTTCTTAGGGCGTATGCTCTTCTCAGGAGATGAGGTTAACAAACCTGTAAATGTCTTGTCAGGGGGAGAAAAAGTGCGCGTGATGTTGTCAAAACTCATGCTCCTCAAGTCAAATGTCTTGGTATTAGATGATCCAACCAACCACTTGGACCTGGAGTCAATTTCTAGTCTGAACGATGGTTTGAAAGCTTTTAAAGAGTCCATCATTTTTGCCAGCCATGACCACGAATTTATTCAAACTTTAGCAAACCATATCATCGTCATTTCTAAAAACGGTGTTATCGACCGAATCGACGAAACTTATGATGAATTTTTGGAAAATGCTGAAGTACAAGCTAAAGTACAAGAACTTTGGAAAGCATAA